One part of the Raphanus sativus cultivar WK10039 chromosome 7, ASM80110v3, whole genome shotgun sequence genome encodes these proteins:
- the LOC108817796 gene encoding UDP-glucose 6-dehydrogenase 3: MVKICCIGAGYVGGPTMAVIALKCPSVEVAVVDISVPRITAWNSDQLPIYEPGLDDVVKQCRGKNLFFSTDVEKHVREADIVFVSVNTPTKTRGLGAGKAADLTYWESAARMIADVSVSDKIVVEKSTVPVKTAEAIEKILTHNSKGIKFQILSNPEFLAEGTAIEDLFKPDRVLIGGRETPEGFAAVKALKDVYSQWVPEERILTTNLWSAELSKLAANAFLAQRISSVNAMSALCEATGANVTEVSYAVGKDSRIGPKFLNSSVGFGGSCFQKDILNLVYICECNGLPEVAEYWKQVIKINDYQKTRFVNRIVSSMFNTVSNKKIAVLGFAFKKDTGDTRETPAIDVCKGLLGDKARISIYDPQVTEEQIQRDLTMNKFDWDHPLHLQPMSPTTVKQVSVAWDAYAATKDAHGICILTEWDEFKKLDYEKIFENMQKPAFVFDGRNVVDAEKLRKIGFIVYSIGKPLDQWLKDMPALA; the protein is encoded by the coding sequence atggtgAAGATATGCTGCATTGGAGCTGGATATGTAGGTGGACCAACCATGGCAGTCATTGCTCTGAAATGCCCATCCGTAGAAGTAGCCGTCGTCGACATCTCCGTGCCAAGGATCACTGCCTGGAACAGCGACCAGCTCCCCATCTACGAGCCTGGTCTCGACGACGTGGTTAAACAGTGCCGTGGCAAGAACCTCTTCTTCAGCACCGACGTCGAGAAACACGTCAGAGAAGCCGACATTGTCTTCGTCTCCGTCAACACCCCGACCAAAACCCGCGGTCTCGGAGCCGGCAAAGCTGCGGACTTGACTTACTGGGAGAGCGCTGCTCGTATGATCGCTGACGTCTCGGTTTCCGACAAGATCGTTGTCGAGAAATCCACTGTCCCCGTCAAAACCGCCGAGGCCATCGAGAAGATTCTTACGCATAACAGCAAAGGGATCAAGTTTCAGATCCTCTCCAACCCTGAGTTCCTCGCTGAAGGAACAGCTATTGAGGATCTCTTCAAGCCGGACCGTGTGCTTATCGGTGGTCGTGAGACGCCTGAAGGTTTCGCAGCTGTTAAAGCCTTGAAAGATGTGTACTCCCAGTGGGTTCCTGAAGAGAGGATCCTCACCACTAATCTCTGGTCCGCTGAGCTCTCCAAGCTCGCTGCTAACGCCTTCTTGGCTCAGAGGATCTCTTCCGTCAATGCAATGTCAGCTCTCTGCGAAGCGACGGGAGCCAATGTCACGGAAGTCTCTTACGCTGTGGGTAAAGACTCTCGTATCGGTCCCAAGTTCTTGAACTCGAGCGTTGGGTTCGGTGGTTCTTGTTTCCAGAAAGACATACTCAACTTAGTCTACATCTGCGAGTGCAACGGCTTGCCCGAAGTCGCGGAGTACTGGAAACAAGTCATCAAGATCAACGACTACCAGAAAACAAGATTCGTCAACCGGATCGTCTCTTCCATGTTCAACACCGTCTCCAACAAAAAGATCGCGGTTCTCGGTTTCGCCTTCAAGAAAGACACGGGAGACACGAGGGAGACTCCGGCCATCGACGTCTGCAAGGGTTTGTTGGGTGACAAGGCTCGTATCAGCATCTACGACCCGCAAGTCACGGAGGAGCAGATCCAGAGAGACTTGACCATGAACAAGTTCGACTGGGACCACCCGCTTCATCTCCAGCCCATGAGTCCCACCACCGTGAAGCAAGTCTCGGTCGCTTGGGACGCTTACGCTGCGACCAAAGACGCTCACGGTATCTGCATTTTGACTGAGTGGGACGAGTTCAAGAAGCTCGACTACGAGAAGATCTTTGAGAATATGCAGAAACCGGCGTTTGTTTTCGACGGTAGGAACGTGGTGGATGCTGAGAAGCTGAGGAAGATTGGGTTTATTGTTTACTCCATTGGTAAGCCTTTGGACCAGTGGCTCAAGGACATGCCTGCTCTTGCCTAA
- the LOC108817427 gene encoding biotin carboxyl carrier protein of acetyl-CoA carboxylase 2, chloroplastic gives MASLTVVPYAKISAPNQRVGSIPGIRRQPQTNGISFHVSHNQSTTWRLRATTNEVVSNSTPVTNGGCLNGNVKTNVPPEPATELSSDFMSKVSGLLKLVDSRDIVELELKQLDCEIVIRKKEALQQQPAPVYHSMIPPPPMAGLPVPSSPSVSPPTPSSAPATATAPSSSHPPLKSPMAGTFYRSPGPGEPPFVKVGDKVQKGQVVCIIEAMKLMNEIEAEKSGTITELLAEDGKPVSIDTPLFTIVP, from the exons ATGGCGTCATTGACGGTAGTACCTTACGCCAAGATCTCTGCTCCAAACCAGCGGGTCGGATCTATTCCTGGAATCCGACGGCAGCCTCAGACAAATGGGATCTCTTTTCACGTCTCCCAT AATCAATCTACAACATGGAGGTTGCGTGCGACAACCAATGAG GTTGTCTCTAACTCTACACCCGTGACTAACGGTGGGTGTTTGAACGGAAACGTCAAGACGAATGTTCCTCCTGAACCCGCCACCGAGCTCTCCTCTGACTTTATGTCTAAAGTCTCTGGTCTTCTTAA GCTTGTGGATTCAAGAGATATAGTGGAACTTGAGCTGAAGCAGCTCGACTGTGAGATTGTTATTCGAAAGAAGGAAGCTTTACAGCAGCAACCAGCTCCAGTTTATCACTCCATGATTCCTCCTCCTCCAATGGCAGGCCTTCCAGTGCCTTCATCTCCATCAGTGTCTCCTCCTACTCCCTCCTCAGCCCCTGCAACAGCAACTGCCCCATCATCTTCTCATCCTCCACTCAAGAGTCCTATGGCTGGTACTTTCTACAGGTCTCCTGGACCAGGTGAACCCCCTTTTGTCAAG GTCGGAGATAAGGTGCAGAAGGGTCAAGTTGTTTGCATTATTGAAGCTATGAAACTGATGAATGAGATTGAG GCTGAGAAGTCGGGAACCATCACTGAATTACTGGCTGAAGATGGAAAACCGGTCAGCATTGATACG CCTCTGTTTACCATCGTACCTTGA